Within the Aeromicrobium sp. Root236 genome, the region GGCGAGGTCGCCCCGCATGGCGCGGTACCAGTTGAGCGCTGCGGTCAAAGCTCCCGGCTCGGAGAGCGTCGCGACATAGCTGTCGACCTGCGCAGGCCGGACGTGGCCCTCGTACATCGCCCGCAGGCGCTGGGCGTCGTCCTCGAGCAGCACGTGCTCGGCCTTGCCGGGTTGACGCAGCAGTCCGATGTACGACGCGCGCTGCTGCTGGTCGGCGTCACCCTGGAGAGCCGCCCCGTACGCCGCGAGGTGCGGCACCGAGACCGCGGTCAACGTGCGGAGCCGGTCGCGGTGACGCACGGCGGTGACCCACGCGACCGCGGCGCCCCAGTCGTGGCCGACGAGGTGGAACGTGCCGATGCCGAGCGCGTCCGCGAGCCCGGCGACGTCGTCGGCGAGCAGGTCGGTCGTGTACGACTCGGCGCCTGATGGCCGGGCGCCGGGGGAGTAGCCGCGCTGATCGGGAGCGAAGATCCGCAGGCCGGCTCCCGCGAGCAGCGGCACGACGCCCGACCACGACAGGGAGTTCTCCGGGAACCCGTGCAGCAGCATCACCGGCTCCCCGTCCTCTGGACCGGTGATGCGTACGTCGAAGGTCAGGTCGCCGACCGTCACGGGTGTGGTCTCGTCGTACGTCATGGTGCTCCTCGGTCAGTCGAAGCTGTCGCCGATGCGGGCCACGGCTTCGCGGTCGAGCACCGCCGCCGTCTCCGGGTCGGGTGCGCTGCCACCGCGATCGTAGGGGAGCCACCAGCGGTCCTCGTCGTTGCGGGGCAGCGCCGGGTAGGTGTCGATCGCCTCGGCGAGCAGCGCGTCCATCGCGACGTGGAGCCGCAATGACAGCTCGTCGACCGACTCGCCCTCCGCCGGCAGCAGTGGCTCACCGACCATGATCGTGACCGGCATGCGTCGGCGTAACGAGCGGTGCCCGTCGACGGTGTAGATGCGGTGGCCGCCCCACACGACGACGGGGATCAGCGGCACCTGCCGGTTGACCGCGAGCCCGGCGGCACCGCGCTTGAACGGCTTGAGCAGCCACGAGCGGCTGATCGTCGCCTCCGGGAAGACTCCGACGAGCTGACCGTCGTCGAGCAGGCGCAGCCCTTGCCGGTACGCCCGGGCGCCGGACTTCCGGTCGACCGGGATGTGGCGCATGGCCCGCATGAGCCGCCCGACGACCGGCAGCTCGAAGACCGAGCGCTTGGCCATGAACCGGATGCGACGCTTGCGCGGCCGGGCGGCGTACCCGATGAACGTGAAGTCGAGGAAGCCGATGTGGTTGCCGGCGACCACGCCGGCGCCGCTCGTCGGGAGGCGCTCGACCCCGCGGACGTCGAAGCGGTAGCCCATCAACCGGAACAGCGTGCCGAAGATCCGGACCACCACCCGGTAGGTGAGGTCGGATCCAGGCACGCTGCTCAGGCTACGCCGTGCGGCGGCGTCAGTCCTGTCCCGGCGCGGTGTCCACGACGTCGACGTGGAACGTCGTGACGGACTGCGGTTCGTGGGGACCGAGGCCCGGGACTCGAGGCTCGCCGTCGGCGGGGTCCGGGATCTCCTGCCGACCGGCGTACTGCGCGGTCTCCTTGTCGAACAGCAGGTCGGAGTAGCCGATGTGGAGGGCGAACGTCTGTCGGCCGTCGAGGACCGGGGCGTCGTCGGAGATCCGTACCTTCGGCTCCTTGGCCAGTGCCCTGAACAGCGCTGCACGGATGTCGGCAGGCGCGACCCCACTGGTCAGGACCGGTGCGGCGGCCTCCTCGAGCGCCACGTAGTGCTCGATCGGCGCGTAGTGATGCGCGTCCTTCAGCAGCTCCTTGAGCAGCGCGTCGGGGTCGCGGGGGAGCGACGCGTACCAGTCGGCGTCGAGGTACTTGGAGTACTCCCGGATCTTCGACGTGGCACCGCCCTTGGACGTCCACGCCTCGTGGCTGGGTCCGTCGTCGTACGGCGTGTGGTCGCTGCTCATGTGCTGCACGATCGTGGAGTCCTGGGTGAACACCCACGTGCCCTGGTCATGGTCGTACGGGATGAACGTACGGTCGACGGATCGCACCTTGAAGAACTGCGGCCGGCCGTCGTCGCCGACGTCGACGGTCACCTTGTCAGGCGCCTCGCCCTCCGGGTAGAAGTAGCCCCTGTACGTCCAGCCCTCTTGCACCGTGCTGATGCGGAGGTACTGACCGGGACCGACCACGGGGTCCGACGCCTTGATCGTGACGTCGGCGGCGTGCTCCAGCACGGCGGCTGCAGGCGATCCGGCGACGTCGTGACCGCCGAGGTCGATCCGGGTCAGGCCGAGGGCGACCGTGGCGGCGACGGCACCGGCGACGATGAGCGTGCGGCGTACGTGTCGACGTGGCGTCACTTCGGCAAGCTCGATGACCGGGGAATGCGGTGTCGCCATGATGGC harbors:
- a CDS encoding alpha/beta fold hydrolase, with the translated sequence MTYDETTPVTVGDLTFDVRITGPEDGEPVMLLHGFPENSLSWSGVVPLLAGAGLRIFAPDQRGYSPGARPSGAESYTTDLLADDVAGLADALGIGTFHLVGHDWGAAVAWVTAVRHRDRLRTLTAVSVPHLAAYGAALQGDADQQQRASYIGLLRQPGKAEHVLLEDDAQRLRAMYEGHVRPAQVDSYVATLSEPGALTAALNWYRAMRGDLASLPPVTVPTTYVWSDQDQAIGRAAAERCGEFVDADFRYVELTGTSHWIPEQDPEALAEAILARVG
- a CDS encoding 1-acyl-sn-glycerol-3-phosphate acyltransferase, with product MPGSDLTYRVVVRIFGTLFRLMGYRFDVRGVERLPTSGAGVVAGNHIGFLDFTFIGYAARPRKRRIRFMAKRSVFELPVVGRLMRAMRHIPVDRKSGARAYRQGLRLLDDGQLVGVFPEATISRSWLLKPFKRGAAGLAVNRQVPLIPVVVWGGHRIYTVDGHRSLRRRMPVTIMVGEPLLPAEGESVDELSLRLHVAMDALLAEAIDTYPALPRNDEDRWWLPYDRGGSAPDPETAAVLDREAVARIGDSFD